The genome window tctttgtgatcgacatatcatggaacgtctcaaatttaaaatttaccgcaatgtcgtccgtctagtcgctctctatggttctgagtgttggccgaccataaaagacaatgaacggcgtcttgcggtaatggagacgaagatgctacgttggactagtggcgtgacacgtttagatcacatccgaaatgaggatatccgcgatcgttatggtgtTGCAGCGATCGTGAAAAagatgcgagagaggcgtctttgatggtatggtcacgcaattcgtgccaacgagaattcacttgccaagattggtctgaacatcgaagtcaatggtaaacgaccaaaaggcagacctaaataacggtggcttgatacgctagatggggatttaaaagtctcgagattgcacccagatcaggcattcgatagagccaaatggcgatcacgacgagccgaccccgcttgtgaacgggacaaaggctgaagaaaaaagaagattgtcattttatctcttagacaGTATTAATATGACGCAAAAGGGACAATtgcgagctactgtaactttgttaataatagtaagatttccacccaACTTTCTATAATAGTAGAGTGCTCCATATCAAAGCCTATATTAATGCACGGgtttaggataaacttaagaagggttcgcagtttattttaatattcaatGATATatcaatatactattgttaactttattttaacagatatcggtatggagggtatttcggagcctaaataTCACACAGAGGCATCAACatgatgtttttcagatttttcgggtagaAACTAAGACTTGATTTGGAAAGAACTAATCGATACTTTTCGTTTGTTTCTCCATGGTGACAAATGACCGCccttttttgcatatatggggacccccttctTAAGTTTCAATCGGtacaatcgtttctgagaaaagtgcatgtgacagacagatagacagtaaaccgatttttcaacaaaaccgaAAACAGAATCTATGACTACATAATCTTTTTTCGTGAAACCGGGAAGACACTGCCATCGTTTATCACGATAAGTAGGAAGATGAAGAATTTTCATTCCCATATAGGAGAAGTTCAATATTGCGGGTGATCCTCCCAATGAGGATGATATAAAGCGGAATAAGCTTCGAGTACAGATTATAAAGACTAAATTATctgatgaaaaactgaaaaaaaagtgCGCATATAGAAGTAACTAAAACGTTGATCGTACATCGGCTTGCTGTTTTGCAAGTGGATGATGATGCGTCAATAGTTTGTAGTTAAAAAAGGAGGCTACATCCAGAGTGCCTCCAGTTTTAATTGCAAAATCAGTTAGAAGTACTATAACAAGCCGCGGCAGCTAGAGCTCGGCCTTTCAGgtattgaaaagttttgtgaatTCTTTATGTAAGCAATCCGGACCAATCAGGTTTATTCTTAGCATGGCTTAGGCAATTCAGTTTAGATcctcttgaaaaatatttttgcggCTTAAATCCTTCGAAGCTGCTAGAGTTACCAACAGTTCAACGGCAGGGATTTTTCGTTTCATCGCTCTGAAAGAATGATAATGATGCCCCTATGCGATATATGGGCTTAAAATAGACTTTACACCGATATcaacttaaataaagttaataacagtaaattttatattttgaaaacttacTGGAGGcccccttatattcatgttAGAAGCGCAAATATATGGAGTACCAAatccattattactaacaaacttatgGTGAAAATCTTCTGTTTCGCATAAATTTGCTGCACGCTAGAGATCAAATGAACAGTGAACTTGAGTATGACATTAAAGGGAATAGTTAAAACATATATACTAGGAGTTTTGTACAAATTGATCCATCTGATATTCCGGTGCTTTATGGATCAATTTGTACAAAACTCGTGGTATATATTTATCTCAAAGTCCACTTGTTCTTAAATGTTCTACATTAATTAATACCTTCAGACGCCGTATTGTACCTTCTTCTGTTCTGCATttcatctccttttttatgatcACGTGTCCTACGATCTTTGACCTACAAGCTACAATTTCTTGCTACTGCGGATGATGAAGGGATGAGCATTCGGTAAGGTGACTATAAAAAATAAACCTCAAATCCTGatcccaaaaaaatgaaaagtgtaAGTGAGAAAAATAAGGTATTAAAATAACCCACATAAGGTAGATCAGAGGCAAAGAAtagaaaatttccaaattaaGAATTAAATTTCGTATCAAGCTTAAACATTAATCCATTTTCCTGTGATAACACTAAAAATACATGAATGAACCTCAGACGTTTAATTTTGGAATGAAAGTTTCCAAATTAAAAACTTCTCAACTAACAAGTGAAGTCTTTAAATCATCTCCTTGGAAAAAAACGCTCTGATAACAAGATGGAATTTGAAACTGATCGACATGAACGCGGATTAAAAGCAGTCTAGACAAAAATTGCTGATTTCGGCGGGGTATAAATTGGAACATTACAACAGGGGTTGAACATACTCGGTTTCACAATGGCCAAGTTAGCAATCGTTGCATTATTCGGACTCTTCCTTGTTCCAACTTTGGCATTCGATCCAAGGATTGTCGGTGGAAAAACCGCTTCCGCTGGACAATTTCCTTATCAAGTTGCATTGAAGAGGAGTGGATCCTTCCTCTGTGGTGGATCTATCATTTCAAGTACTTTCATCTTAACTGCTGCTCATTGTGTTGTTGATGAAAATAACAATGTGTAAGTATAATGGATTATAAGGTCAAATATCCTAACCTCAAATGATTTTCTGGTTGGCGTTTTTCTTATAGCTACGCCGCATCACTCTTTACCGTCGTTGCTGGAACCCTTAACTACAATAGTGGTGGAGTATCGAAAACTGGCAAGAAGATCTATGTCCACGAAAGCTACGGAAACTTCAAAAATGATATTGCACTCATCGAATTGAGTTCTGCTTTTACCTTCTCCACCACCATTCAACCGATTTCACTTGCCACTTCCGCTCCACCCACTGGTGCTTCCATTGTCATCTCTGGTTGGGGACGTTTGACCACCTCAGGATCCCTCCCAAGTCAACTTCAATATAACACTTTGTcagctgcttccgtctctgCTTGCGCATCCAGTGGTGTTAACTACGGTGGATTGCTTTGCTTGACTCACTCCTCAGGAAATGGTGCTTGCAATGGTGACTCTGGTGGACCAGCTACCTACAATGGCAAGATTGTTGGTGTTGCTAACTTCGTTGTTGGAGGCTGTGGAACCTCATACCCAGATGGTTATGCCTTGGTTCCATATTTCTACAACTGGATCGCTGCCAGGGTTAACTAAGCATTAAGATGCTAAAGAGAAATCCTGAATAAATAGATGAATTTAAATTTTCGTGCTTTTTCATGCCTATTCTTAATAAAGACAACCTGTCTAGAAGTGAGTTTTGCATAGAAAGGGTATCTCTAAAATCATGACGTTCCAAACCGGCTAGGATTAACGAGTGGGCGACTTGGGGATAcccaaaataatattcaaagaGAAAATGAATGGTTCCAGATTACTGAGGAGATCGAGAAAACGGTAGGAGGACTCAGTCGACGCTAATAGTGCTTCATTATTAGGTAAAAAGAACTGAGAGGAAGCACGATACTGCATTCGGGAAATGACGGTTCGAAACGGGCTATGTCGCTACGAAGAAGAAGCTTGTAAACGAGGTGTTTTCAAACGTAGATATCTAAGTGAGCTAATTTGACGTGTCTATACTTCACTGGATATTCGAAGGAATATTTAGTGGAGATGTGGAACATTGGCGACATAGCGAAACGGGGTTCTCTCCAATTCCCTCCGTAATTCGTTACACAATATCCTGGCTTCAAAAATTAGTCAGTATTTTGTGGAGTATGTAAGTATGTAAGGGACAATTTGTACCGGCAGTTTGAATCATCAATCTGAAAAATTGCtgttttgaaaaagaaattccCAAGACGATATTACGGAGAAAGTATTGGGTATAATACCGCAACATATAACGGTTTAAAAGCGACATATGACGATATTCAAAATATCACATGTGGCACGAGGGTAAAATCTGGGCGAAAGTTGATGTCCAAAATAGAACCCACCAAGGTTGTCTATTATTAGCGAcactttttcttctgtttgttgGTGAAGTCCTGCATGCTCCTCTGAGAGGAGGTGATGGAGGGGTTCTGTGGACAATGTCATCTTTCCTAAAACATTTTGACTACGCTCGTTGTTTCGCTCTAACTGGATATGCAACTATCTCAATACCAACCTCAAAGTGAGTCTGGTTCATCTTCTGCGCTGGTATTAGGAAGTAACATGAACGATTGCCACTGCCATTCATATATTCTAAGTTTTCGTCAACTTATGTCTGTGTCGTGTCATCAATATATATTATCTTCCCAGAGTAAAAACATATCACGTTTAAAATGTTTAGATATGATCAAAATGCACACCCGAATTGCCTACTGTCAATCATGTTTCCTCGCCTCCTACTTTTACTTTCAAATCACTGAATACTATCCTGCCGTGATTTATGGAACCAGTAAACCAAAAAGTATTTGCAGACTAATGTCAGAATTGTGTTAATCATTTGTTAATGGTTTCTGCACATAATGGTtcgtttgtaaggttttgtgtaaaacaaaactattaaaatcggtttactgtctgtctgtctatttttgAGAAGGTGAA of Hermetia illucens chromosome 4, iHerIll2.2.curated.20191125, whole genome shotgun sequence contains these proteins:
- the LOC119653837 gene encoding serine protease SP24D-like, whose translation is MAKLAIVALFGLFLVPTLAFDPRIVGGKTASAGQFPYQVALKRSGSFLCGGSIISSTFILTAAHCVVDENNNVYAASLFTVVAGTLNYNSGGVSKTGKKIYVHESYGNFKNDIALIELSSAFTFSTTIQPISLATSAPPTGASIVISGWGRLTTSGSLPSQLQYNTLSAASVSACASSGVNYGGLLCLTHSSGNGACNGDSGGPATYNGKIVGVANFVVGGCGTSYPDGYALVPYFYNWIAARVN